From one Nitrososphaerota archaeon genomic stretch:
- a CDS encoding CBS domain-containing protein → MPYVEDFMTKEAVSTDGGVSCFDAAKLMVRMNIGAIVVNEGGRPVGIATERDFLNRVTAKGKDPSKTSLREIMSSPPVTISPKATVRDAARMMIEKGVRRLVVVENDKLVGIVSIRDITRILVGSIAAWKEARVTLE, encoded by the coding sequence ATGCCGTATGTTGAGGATTTTATGACGAAAGAGGCTGTTTCCACTGATGGTGGAGTCTCCTGTTTTGATGCGGCTAAGCTGATGGTGAGGATGAATATTGGAGCTATTGTTGTAAATGAGGGAGGAAGACCTGTTGGGATTGCTACGGAAAGAGATTTTCTGAACAGGGTCACGGCGAAGGGGAAGGATCCGTCTAAAACTAGTCTCCGCGAGATTATGTCAAGTCCCCCTGTAACAATCAGCCCGAAGGCTACTGTGAGAGACGCTGCGAGAATGATGATTGAGAAAGGTGTCCGCAGACTCGTAGTAGTCGAGAATGACAAGCTTGTAGGAATTGTGTCGATTAGAGACATCACCCGTATCCTAGTTGGATCTATAGCTGCTTGGAAGGAAGCACGGGTCACCTTAGAGTAA
- a CDS encoding HAD family hydrolase, whose protein sequence is MLRAVILDFDGTLNTSKRYYARFDQLALEILAERFSCTEAEADRKITEVKRKSLSLTKALLSLNIDSDEFYRQVAEQMDMASLLDEDIRIEPLISALRNRNLQIALLTNSGRFLIDKVLATIKCPSEIFDAVITSSEVDPKPSLQPFRYTAEQLGCKPSETLYVGDRVYHELKPAKLVGMKTVLIGSVSKPEETQWVDWQLETVHKLPELIATTPSLT, encoded by the coding sequence ATGCTGCGGGCGGTAATTCTGGATTTCGACGGTACCCTGAACACCTCTAAACGATACTACGCCCGCTTCGACCAACTGGCCCTTGAAATCTTGGCTGAACGGTTCAGCTGCACCGAAGCAGAAGCAGACCGAAAAATCACTGAGGTAAAACGTAAGAGCCTCAGCCTCACAAAGGCTCTGCTCAGCCTCAACATTGACTCAGACGAATTCTACCGCCAAGTAGCTGAACAGATGGATATGGCCAGCCTTCTCGATGAAGATATCCGCATCGAACCATTGATCTCAGCACTTAGAAACCGGAACCTCCAAATCGCCTTGCTAACCAACTCAGGCCGCTTCCTAATCGACAAGGTTCTCGCGACCATTAAATGTCCATCCGAAATATTCGACGCAGTCATCACCAGCAGCGAAGTGGATCCGAAACCAAGCCTACAACCATTCAGATACACCGCGGAGCAACTCGGCTGCAAACCCAGCGAAACCCTATACGTCGGCGACAGAGTCTACCATGAACTGAAACCCGCCAAACTAGTAGGAATGAAAACAGTCCTAATCGGCAGCGTAAGCAAACCTGAAGAAACACAATGGGTCGACTGGCAGCTAGAAACCGTCCACAAACTCCCAGAACTAATAGCCACAACCCCCTCCCTAACTTAG
- a CDS encoding redox-regulated ATPase YchF, with protein sequence MMVGIIGKPNVGKSTFFNAATLLNVPMANYPFTTVEPNFGVAYVTTECACKSLGVQDNPVNSRCVDHVRLIPVKVVDVAGLVRGAAEGRGLGNKFLDNIRQADALIQVVDAAGATDEEGIAATEGSQNPISDIEFVEREFDIWLQQILLKDWQKIARTAESGGGKTVDILTERLSGLGIAERHIHAAAEKAGLNLGVPIAWSKDDLLKFSTFLREESKPSVIAANKADRPAAKENVEKIKSAGRLTIPCAAEAELLLRRAAERKLIRYTPGASDFEVLDKEHLNPVQLKALEMVREKVLKVWGSTGVQQALNSAYLDLLQGIVVYPVEDETKFSDKKGNVLPDAYILKKGSTAKDLAYAIHSDLGETFLYGIDAKRGMRLGADHPLKNGDVVKIVSSAKRG encoded by the coding sequence ATGATGGTTGGTATCATCGGGAAGCCGAATGTAGGTAAGTCTACGTTCTTCAACGCGGCGACGTTGCTGAATGTCCCGATGGCGAATTATCCGTTTACTACTGTTGAGCCGAACTTCGGTGTTGCTTATGTTACTACTGAGTGTGCCTGTAAGAGCTTGGGGGTTCAGGATAACCCGGTTAACTCGCGCTGCGTTGATCATGTTCGTTTGATTCCTGTGAAGGTTGTTGATGTAGCGGGTCTGGTCAGGGGTGCTGCTGAGGGTCGAGGTTTGGGGAACAAGTTTCTTGATAATATTCGGCAGGCTGATGCTTTGATCCAGGTGGTTGACGCAGCGGGTGCGACTGATGAGGAGGGTATTGCTGCGACTGAGGGCAGCCAGAATCCTATTAGCGACATTGAGTTTGTTGAGCGGGAGTTTGATATTTGGCTTCAGCAGATTCTGCTCAAGGATTGGCAGAAGATTGCGAGAACAGCTGAGTCTGGCGGTGGCAAAACAGTTGATATTTTGACTGAGCGGCTTAGCGGTTTAGGGATCGCTGAGAGACATATTCATGCGGCTGCTGAGAAGGCTGGGCTGAATCTTGGTGTGCCGATTGCTTGGAGTAAAGATGATTTGTTGAAGTTCTCCACTTTTCTCAGGGAGGAGTCTAAGCCTTCGGTTATTGCGGCGAATAAGGCGGATAGGCCAGCTGCTAAGGAGAATGTTGAGAAGATAAAGTCGGCTGGGCGGCTCACCATTCCTTGTGCAGCTGAGGCTGAGCTTCTTCTCCGCAGGGCTGCTGAAAGGAAGCTGATACGTTACACGCCCGGTGCCTCTGACTTTGAGGTTCTGGATAAGGAGCATCTTAACCCGGTGCAGCTTAAGGCGTTGGAGATGGTTCGTGAAAAGGTGTTGAAGGTGTGGGGTTCAACAGGGGTGCAGCAGGCGTTAAACTCCGCGTATCTCGATCTTCTTCAGGGCATTGTGGTTTACCCGGTTGAGGATGAGACCAAGTTCTCTGACAAGAAGGGTAATGTGCTGCCTGACGCCTATATTTTGAAGAAGGGCTCCACCGCTAAAGATCTAGCTTACGCTATTCACAGTGATCTTGGTGAGACGTTCCTTTACGGGATAGATGCGAAGCGTGGAATGAGGCTTGGCGCGGATCATCCCTTGAAGAACGGGGACGTTGTTAAGATCGTGTCCTCTGCGAAAAGAGGATAG
- a CDS encoding NAD(+)/NADH kinase — protein MTTRRSEQAFNQILEILKESSIKYSVAETLSKSDAEWGKFVITLGEDSDVLKTLHEAANLGIPVLGVNETDSESFLTEVGLSQLRPAIKQITKGKYTIEEAKTLSVKTDGEAVPPAVNEAAIFSHRSATLLEYTLKVDGEEIWTDSSDGVIISTPTGSTAYAMSAGGPMILTQASVLAIVSVNSLDNTRRPLIVPDDAVIRIENLASRTQCEVIIDGLYRSKINETVEIHRSPNPAKLIRLPKPSPTAERMAKKVLVARDLLSMPPSAKLMLKTLEYEGPLSRKEILEKTMLPDRTASLALSILLERGLVKRKSSLKDTREKVYYTS, from the coding sequence ATGACGACCCGAAGATCTGAGCAGGCCTTCAACCAGATACTTGAGATTCTGAAGGAGTCCAGCATCAAGTACAGCGTAGCTGAAACACTCTCAAAGTCAGACGCTGAATGGGGCAAATTCGTCATCACTTTGGGCGAAGACAGCGATGTCCTGAAAACGCTTCACGAAGCCGCCAACCTAGGCATACCCGTGTTAGGCGTCAACGAAACCGACAGCGAAAGCTTCCTCACCGAAGTCGGCTTATCGCAGCTCCGACCAGCAATCAAGCAGATCACGAAAGGCAAATACACGATTGAAGAAGCCAAAACCCTATCAGTAAAAACCGACGGAGAAGCAGTTCCACCCGCAGTAAACGAAGCCGCCATCTTCTCGCACCGCTCAGCCACTCTGCTCGAATACACCTTGAAGGTAGACGGCGAAGAAATATGGACCGACAGCAGCGACGGAGTCATAATCTCAACCCCAACAGGCTCAACAGCCTACGCAATGTCCGCAGGAGGCCCAATGATCCTAACCCAGGCCAGTGTACTAGCTATTGTTTCAGTCAACTCACTAGACAACACCAGACGCCCCCTAATCGTACCAGACGACGCAGTCATCAGAATAGAAAACCTCGCCAGCCGAACACAGTGCGAAGTAATCATCGACGGACTCTACCGCTCAAAAATAAACGAAACCGTAGAAATCCACAGATCACCCAACCCCGCCAAACTCATCAGACTCCCCAAACCCTCACCCACAGCCGAAAGAATGGCGAAAAAGGTCCTAGTCGCCAGAGACCTCCTAAGCATGCCGCCCAGCGCCAAACTAATGCTGAAAACACTAGAGTACGAAGGACCACTGAGCCGCAAAGAAATCCTGGAGAAAACCATGCTGCCTGACCGAACAGCAAGCCTCGCCCTCTCAATCCTCCTAGAAAGAGGGCTTGTGAAACGCAAATCCTCGCTGAAAGACACCCGCGAAAAAGTCTACTACACCTCCTAA
- the mgtA gene encoding magnesium-translocating P-type ATPase: MRRTQRHDRAETVSKYKDYWSSEPAEVYQALGSSDRGLSEQESQRRLKIYGYNALPRKPISWVQVLIRQLKNPISVILVVASIVSGFLAELEQAVIILSMIALSVILGFFNEYRAEKIVEKLQQNVSFKAVAIRDGKPTEIESSLLVLGDIVHVYVGDIVPADIRILESKDLQVNEAALTGESFPVEKNFDRLNLQHPTPQQLTNYLFMSTVVVHGSGRGIVVSTGRNTEFGSISKSLARVHPETEFQKGVKQYGKMLFTLTLALAIGIFALNMLVGHPLIDSLLFSLAIAVGLVPELMPAIVTISLSQGARNMAKARVIVKRLVSIEDFGNMDVLCTDKTGTLTEGKIILNDYRLIDGGKDPKVLSYSLLCNAAAVGDKITGNPMDAAIWEYAIGSGLREEVNAYTKLDEIPFDYQRRIMSTVVRRNGEEIVFISKGAPESILPRSKYVEIKGRNEPVDTVSKSVNARFQDLSQQGYRLLAVAYKNIYQKTAYSVEDEKDLTLLGLLVFTDPPKKDANEAITRLKETGVDVKILTGDNELVAKKICDDIKIPVKRVVCGSDLTRMSSAELRKVVEESTIFARVTPEQKLDVIKALKSNGHVVGYMGDGVNDAPALYEADVGISVDTATDVSKDAADVVLLEKDLHVLVNGIKEGRKTSGNTIKYILMGTSSNFGNMFSAAAASVFLPFLPMLPMQILFMNLLYDVSNMTLPTDNVDDEYVSQPRSLDIGFVRKFTLFFGPFSSLYDFLTYGIMLFIFGASPALFQSGWFVESFWTEVLVIYVIRTRRIPFITSRPGKWLTILTLACIAIGTVIPFSFLGKFLGFTALPPEYWVLLALMVATYLFLVDSGKIFFYRICKF, encoded by the coding sequence TTGAGGCGGACGCAAAGACATGACCGAGCAGAAACTGTTTCCAAATACAAAGATTACTGGTCATCTGAACCAGCAGAAGTTTATCAAGCGCTTGGGAGCAGCGACCGAGGCCTATCTGAGCAGGAATCTCAACGCCGTCTAAAAATTTACGGCTACAATGCGCTACCTAGGAAACCGATAAGCTGGGTTCAAGTGCTAATAAGGCAGTTAAAGAACCCGATATCAGTAATTCTAGTAGTCGCCTCAATCGTATCCGGTTTCCTCGCCGAGCTTGAGCAGGCAGTAATCATTCTTTCAATGATTGCTCTAAGCGTAATCCTGGGGTTCTTCAACGAATACAGGGCAGAGAAAATTGTTGAGAAGCTGCAGCAGAACGTGTCGTTCAAGGCGGTCGCAATCAGAGACGGGAAGCCGACCGAGATCGAATCATCACTATTAGTTCTAGGCGACATAGTTCACGTCTACGTAGGCGACATAGTTCCTGCCGACATCAGAATATTGGAGTCAAAGGATCTCCAAGTGAATGAGGCCGCACTCACCGGGGAGTCCTTCCCTGTTGAGAAGAACTTTGACCGTCTTAATCTTCAACACCCCACGCCTCAACAGTTAACGAACTATCTCTTCATGAGCACGGTAGTAGTGCATGGAAGCGGTAGAGGAATTGTCGTTTCAACAGGAAGAAACACGGAGTTTGGATCTATCTCAAAAAGCCTAGCGAGAGTTCATCCCGAGACCGAGTTTCAGAAAGGCGTTAAGCAGTACGGAAAGATGCTCTTCACACTCACCCTCGCCCTAGCGATTGGAATATTCGCGTTGAACATGCTGGTGGGTCATCCACTCATCGACTCTCTACTGTTCTCTTTGGCAATAGCTGTAGGTCTGGTACCCGAGCTTATGCCAGCAATCGTGACGATCAGCCTCTCTCAAGGAGCCAGAAACATGGCGAAGGCTCGGGTCATCGTGAAACGTCTAGTCTCAATCGAAGACTTTGGGAACATGGATGTTCTCTGCACCGATAAGACCGGTACGCTGACTGAGGGGAAAATCATACTCAACGACTACCGCTTAATCGACGGAGGCAAAGACCCCAAGGTTCTATCTTACTCTCTTCTCTGCAATGCGGCGGCGGTTGGTGATAAGATCACCGGTAACCCGATGGATGCTGCGATTTGGGAATACGCCATCGGAAGCGGCTTACGCGAAGAAGTAAACGCGTACACAAAGCTGGACGAGATCCCTTTCGACTATCAGCGGCGAATCATGTCTACCGTGGTGAGAAGAAACGGAGAAGAGATCGTATTCATCAGCAAGGGGGCTCCTGAATCAATTCTTCCTAGAAGCAAATATGTTGAGATTAAGGGCAGAAACGAACCGGTAGACACAGTTTCCAAGTCGGTTAACGCAAGATTTCAAGACCTCTCGCAGCAAGGTTACCGTCTTCTCGCCGTAGCCTACAAGAACATATATCAAAAAACCGCGTATTCAGTCGAAGATGAAAAAGACCTGACGCTCCTAGGCTTACTAGTATTCACTGACCCACCGAAGAAAGACGCGAATGAAGCTATCACTAGGCTGAAGGAGACCGGGGTTGACGTAAAGATCCTTACAGGCGACAACGAGCTTGTCGCAAAGAAGATCTGCGACGACATCAAGATCCCGGTTAAACGAGTTGTCTGCGGCTCAGACCTCACCCGTATGAGCTCGGCAGAACTTAGAAAAGTTGTGGAGGAATCCACCATATTCGCAAGGGTCACCCCGGAGCAGAAGCTTGACGTAATCAAAGCCCTCAAGTCAAATGGACATGTGGTAGGCTACATGGGGGATGGAGTGAATGATGCTCCAGCCCTTTATGAAGCGGATGTCGGCATATCTGTTGACACAGCTACAGACGTCTCAAAGGACGCTGCGGATGTCGTGCTTCTTGAGAAGGATCTACATGTTTTAGTGAACGGCATAAAGGAGGGTCGAAAGACCTCAGGCAACACAATAAAGTACATTCTAATGGGAACAAGCTCGAACTTCGGAAACATGTTCAGCGCAGCCGCCGCCTCAGTGTTTCTCCCGTTCCTACCGATGCTGCCTATGCAGATACTCTTCATGAACCTGCTTTACGACGTTTCGAACATGACACTGCCGACCGACAACGTAGACGATGAATACGTTAGCCAACCACGGAGCTTAGACATAGGCTTCGTGAGAAAGTTCACGCTCTTCTTCGGGCCTTTCAGCTCACTTTACGACTTTCTCACCTACGGAATAATGCTCTTCATATTCGGAGCCTCGCCGGCGCTCTTCCAGAGCGGATGGTTCGTGGAGTCATTCTGGACCGAGGTCTTAGTCATATACGTAATCAGGACGAGACGCATCCCCTTCATCACAAGCCGCCCAGGCAAATGGCTCACAATACTTACACTTGCCTGCATCGCGATAGGCACAGTAATCCCATTCTCATTCCTAGGCAAATTCCTCGGCTTCACAGCACTCCCACCAGAATACTGGGTGCTACTGGCACTTATGGTCGCCACATACCTTTTCCTAGTGGACTCAGGTAAGATCTTCTTCTACAGGATATGCAAATTCTAG
- the nadC gene encoding carboxylating nicotinate-nucleotide diphosphorylase: MSRPDVDSIVLTRKIKGFLEEDLGFGDITTAAVINPEIRADARIISREDAVVAGVEEAVLTFGLLDCSVHSLVKDGERVKGGRTVMEVGGRASAILKGERTVLNLLGRMSGVATATRRLVDEAAKVDSKVRVAATRKTLPGFAVFDKRAVQSGGGDTHRFCLDDEVLIKDNHIRVAGSIGAAVESARKAVSFTKKIEAEASSLEEALEAAEAGADIVMLDNMSPEEVSKVVAALKKKGLREKVLLEASGNIDAKNIGDYCKTGIDVVSSGSITHSAKNIDFTLKIAWMEKVV; encoded by the coding sequence TTGAGCCGGCCGGATGTGGACAGCATCGTTTTGACCCGTAAGATCAAAGGGTTTCTTGAGGAGGATCTAGGTTTTGGGGATATTACGACTGCCGCTGTGATTAATCCTGAGATTAGGGCGGATGCTCGGATTATTAGTCGTGAGGATGCGGTTGTTGCTGGTGTTGAGGAGGCTGTTTTGACTTTTGGTTTGCTTGACTGCTCTGTGCATAGTTTGGTGAAGGATGGTGAGCGGGTTAAGGGCGGCAGGACGGTTATGGAGGTTGGCGGCCGAGCCTCGGCGATTTTGAAGGGTGAGAGGACCGTTTTGAATTTGCTTGGACGGATGTCTGGGGTGGCTACTGCTACTCGGCGGCTTGTTGACGAGGCCGCTAAGGTTGATTCGAAGGTTAGGGTGGCTGCTACTCGGAAGACTCTGCCGGGCTTCGCGGTTTTCGATAAGAGGGCGGTTCAGTCCGGTGGAGGTGACACTCACCGGTTCTGTTTGGATGATGAGGTTTTGATTAAAGACAACCACATCCGGGTTGCAGGCTCTATTGGTGCTGCTGTTGAGTCGGCTCGTAAGGCGGTGAGTTTTACTAAGAAGATTGAAGCTGAGGCTTCGTCGCTGGAGGAGGCTTTGGAGGCGGCTGAGGCTGGAGCAGACATCGTTATGCTTGACAATATGAGTCCTGAGGAGGTGTCTAAGGTTGTTGCTGCGCTCAAGAAGAAGGGGTTGAGGGAGAAGGTGCTGCTTGAAGCCTCTGGAAACATAGATGCAAAAAACATCGGAGACTACTGCAAGACCGGCATCGACGTTGTGTCCTCGGGCAGTATTACGCATTCGGCTAAGAACATTGATTTTACTTTGAAGATCGCTTGGATGGAGAAGGTAGTGTAG
- a CDS encoding aspartate dehydrogenase, translated as MAKSLTKVALIGCGAIGTMLAEAVDSGRAGETSLAAVFDVVPESVERLVKHLKHHRPKGYLDFDEFLKESEADIVVEAASQEAVKLYAEQVVKAGKNIMIMSVGALLNDTLRGRIEAAAKKAGCRVIVPSGAIGGIDAIKAARLGGLERVTLTTRKNPDSLKYSPYFQKAVKDPSRMKGPVVVFEGAAEEAVKAFPANVNVSAVLSLAGVGGAKTVVRIVADPSATRNIHEIEAEGGFGKLTVRLENIPHPNNPKTSYLAVLSAIETLRSTTSKDLRVGT; from the coding sequence ATGGCGAAGAGTTTGACAAAGGTTGCGTTGATTGGCTGCGGAGCCATCGGCACAATGCTAGCTGAGGCTGTTGACAGCGGCCGAGCCGGGGAGACTAGTCTTGCAGCGGTTTTCGATGTAGTACCTGAGAGCGTGGAGAGGCTTGTGAAGCATCTGAAGCATCACCGGCCTAAAGGCTACTTGGACTTCGATGAGTTTCTGAAAGAGTCTGAGGCAGATATCGTCGTGGAGGCTGCTTCTCAGGAGGCTGTGAAGCTGTATGCTGAACAGGTGGTTAAGGCTGGGAAGAACATTATGATTATGAGCGTCGGGGCGCTGTTGAACGATACGCTCAGAGGCAGGATCGAAGCCGCAGCTAAAAAGGCTGGTTGCAGAGTTATTGTTCCTTCAGGAGCAATCGGAGGAATAGACGCGATAAAGGCTGCTAGGCTCGGCGGGTTAGAGCGAGTCACTTTGACGACTCGGAAGAATCCTGACTCACTGAAGTACTCACCATATTTCCAGAAGGCTGTGAAGGATCCGAGCAGGATGAAGGGGCCTGTGGTGGTGTTTGAAGGGGCGGCTGAGGAGGCGGTTAAAGCGTTCCCAGCTAACGTGAATGTTTCTGCTGTTCTAAGCCTCGCCGGCGTAGGAGGAGCAAAAACGGTTGTGCGTATAGTTGCGGATCCGTCTGCCACCAGAAATATTCACGAAATTGAAGCTGAAGGCGGTTTCGGTAAGCTAACTGTTCGTCTCGAGAATATTCCGCATCCTAATAATCCAAAGACGAGTTATCTGGCGGTTCTCTCAGCCATCGAGACTTTGCGGTCTACCACTTCGAAGGATCTACGAGTTGGAACATAG
- a CDS encoding ABC transporter permease, giving the protein MNNNRPQQRRSNRFSFTRTYVVAGRILQQIRRDRRTLGMMLMMPTIIMLIFGFSLSGEVKNIPILIDNQDTGYTAHPAPNVAINTAAGGKIAAALQNDSRVKYNTGSFDENRAGVDNGTYFAVIKIPANFSETLFQRQRGQNKTAEIQIYLDATKPAIRASIQGALQSALQSIQGGSAFKFNEELAFGGAQYTGLDVGIPSVIGFVLTFLVLLISLITVTRETVSGTLQRLYATPLTALERLVGYAAALLLLSMMIAGVILGIGILVFGAVVKGNLAVLIFAAVLYALTHVLIAVFLSNFAKNELQAVQMAPLIALPSLALSGMLVPVTSLPDFVQPIARLIPLYYGNRIFEGIMLKGYGIIELATDFLVIGVIALIFLILALVTVKDRIDA; this is encoded by the coding sequence ATGAATAACAATAGGCCGCAGCAGAGGCGATCCAACCGATTCTCCTTCACCAGAACATACGTAGTGGCTGGACGCATATTACAGCAGATCCGGCGAGACCGACGCACCTTGGGCATGATGCTGATGATGCCAACCATCATCATGCTCATCTTCGGCTTCTCACTCAGCGGCGAAGTCAAAAACATCCCCATACTTATCGACAACCAAGACACTGGATACACAGCGCACCCAGCTCCAAACGTAGCGATCAACACCGCAGCAGGCGGCAAAATCGCCGCAGCACTACAAAACGACAGCAGAGTAAAATACAACACCGGCAGCTTCGACGAGAACCGGGCAGGCGTAGACAACGGAACCTACTTCGCGGTAATCAAGATCCCAGCGAACTTCTCTGAAACCCTCTTCCAAAGACAGCGCGGACAAAACAAGACCGCAGAAATCCAAATCTACCTCGACGCCACTAAACCAGCTATCAGAGCAAGCATACAGGGTGCCTTGCAGAGCGCTCTCCAATCGATACAGGGCGGCTCAGCCTTCAAATTCAACGAAGAACTAGCCTTCGGAGGAGCCCAGTACACCGGGCTTGACGTAGGCATCCCATCAGTCATAGGCTTCGTACTAACCTTCCTCGTCCTACTCATCTCCCTCATAACGGTAACCCGCGAAACCGTCTCAGGCACACTGCAAAGACTCTACGCAACCCCGCTAACAGCCCTGGAACGACTAGTAGGATATGCAGCCGCTCTTCTACTCCTCAGCATGATGATAGCCGGCGTCATACTAGGAATAGGAATACTAGTCTTCGGAGCCGTAGTCAAAGGAAACCTCGCAGTCCTAATCTTCGCCGCAGTACTCTACGCCCTCACCCACGTCCTAATAGCTGTCTTCCTCTCCAACTTCGCCAAAAACGAGCTACAAGCCGTGCAAATGGCTCCACTAATCGCTCTACCAAGCCTAGCACTCAGCGGCATGCTGGTTCCAGTGACCAGCCTACCAGACTTCGTCCAACCAATCGCCAGACTAATCCCACTATACTACGGAAACCGTATCTTCGAAGGCATCATGCTCAAAGGCTACGGCATCATAGAACTCGCCACAGACTTCCTAGTAATAGGGGTAATCGCACTCATATTCCTAATACTCGCACTCGTAACAGTAAAAGACCGAATCGATGCGTAA
- a CDS encoding ABC transporter ATP-binding protein gives MAQEADWTVEALDLVKVYKEGDIRAVDGLNLRIARGEIYALIGANGSGKTTCINILTGVLAPTSGVVKVLGMEMPGDRKTIAKYVGVAPQEYSVYQDLTVEQNVRFFGRLYGISNDQLESRMQELLQILRLDGRRRSVAANLSGGMRRRVSIACALIHNPQLVFFDEATVGIDPVLRAFFWEYFRSLKKQGLTIIITSHVMDEAEKADRIGLIRAGKLIEEGTPKELKKKHNADTIEDVFIKLSEGTIIDE, from the coding sequence ATGGCTCAAGAGGCTGATTGGACTGTAGAAGCACTCGACCTAGTGAAGGTCTACAAAGAAGGAGACATACGTGCAGTAGACGGGCTCAACCTAAGAATAGCCAGAGGAGAAATTTACGCTCTTATCGGTGCTAACGGCTCAGGCAAGACAACCTGCATCAACATCCTAACCGGCGTCCTCGCACCGACATCTGGGGTGGTGAAGGTTCTTGGGATGGAGATGCCGGGCGACCGCAAAACCATAGCTAAATACGTGGGTGTGGCGCCGCAGGAGTACTCAGTCTATCAAGATCTTACTGTGGAGCAGAATGTGCGGTTCTTCGGCAGACTTTACGGCATATCAAATGATCAGCTTGAAAGCAGAATGCAGGAGCTTCTGCAGATACTGAGGCTAGATGGCAGGCGGCGAAGCGTAGCCGCTAATCTCTCCGGCGGAATGAGGAGGCGTGTCAGCATCGCCTGCGCCTTAATCCACAACCCTCAGCTCGTCTTCTTCGACGAAGCAACAGTAGGCATAGATCCTGTGCTTCGCGCCTTCTTCTGGGAATACTTCAGATCTCTGAAGAAGCAGGGGCTAACAATCATCATAACCTCCCACGTAATGGATGAGGCTGAGAAGGCGGATAGAATAGGGCTTATTCGAGCAGGCAAACTCATCGAAGAAGGCACCCCAAAAGAACTCAAGAAGAAACACAATGCGGACACAATCGAAGACGTCTTCATCAAACTAAGCGAGGGAACAATCATCGATGAATAA
- a CDS encoding hemerythrin domain-containing protein, with the protein MRYVKKIREYHEGIFALSQTLEHEMLKLVGKGGRLTREEYLDLILPNREQFKTGLLSHFKTEELALFPILMRKPPNNGLTVFNLIVEHAYMVEKLRQFEASQKYEISTKLLGELFSQLIKHAKSEDELFNKVTYTPEEEEHILAVATVVDTWPPIVTY; encoded by the coding sequence ATGCGTTACGTTAAGAAGATTCGAGAGTATCATGAAGGCATATTCGCATTATCGCAGACTCTTGAGCATGAGATGCTTAAGCTGGTAGGGAAGGGTGGTAGACTTACCCGTGAAGAGTATCTTGATCTTATTCTGCCGAACAGAGAGCAGTTCAAAACCGGGTTGCTAAGCCACTTTAAGACAGAGGAGCTTGCTCTGTTCCCGATACTTATGAGAAAGCCGCCAAACAATGGTTTAACTGTCTTCAACCTGATCGTGGAGCACGCCTATATGGTTGAGAAGCTCCGTCAGTTTGAAGCCAGTCAAAAATACGAGATCTCAACAAAACTACTGGGTGAACTATTCTCGCAGCTGATAAAACACGCGAAGAGTGAGGATGAGTTGTTCAACAAAGTTACTTATACCCCTGAGGAAGAAGAGCACATCCTTGCCGTGGCTACAGTCGTAGATACTTGGCCACCTATAGTTACATACTGA